From a region of the Branchiostoma floridae strain S238N-H82 chromosome 13, Bfl_VNyyK, whole genome shotgun sequence genome:
- the LOC118428999 gene encoding neuronal acetylcholine receptor subunit alpha-9-like, which produces MILMAVSLGMSVFVMYACDSSMGARTIPDWSRKVFLKYVATLLLMGDLSKQGMAESADCQGEYSPPDLTALNSVDNNKHNDNNTNSNDKATLALHHLVDNLQCVQQNLAGLLMHARRMEKNRALEREWRSLAKVLDRICMLLYLVTATSCLIAFATEA; this is translated from the exons ATGATCCTAATGGCTGTCTCTCTCGGCATGTCGGTGTTCGTCATGTACGCCTGCGACTCGTCCATGGGAGCGCGCACCATACCGGACTGGTCCAGAAAG GTGTTCCTGAAGTACGTGGCGACCCTACTGTTGATGGGGGACCTCTCCAAGCAGGGCATGGCGGAGTCTGCTGACTGCCAGGGAGAGTACAGCCCACCGGACCTGACCGCCCTCAATAGTGTGGACAACAACAAGCACAACGACAACAACACCAACTCCAACGACAAGGCCACGTTAGCGCTCCATCACCTGGTGGACAATCTGCAGTGCGTGCAGCAGAACCTGGCGGGACTGCTGATGCACGCGCGGAGGATGGAGAAGAACAGGGCGCTGGAGAGGGAGTGGAGGAGCCTGGCCAAAGTGCTGGACCGCATCTGCATGCTGCTGTATCTGGTGACAGCAACTTCATGTTTAATCGCATTCGCCACGGAGGCCTGA